Genomic segment of Methanobacterium sp. Maddingley MBC34:
CCATCGGTGACTACTCCAGGGTAATGGTGATCCACCACCACCACTTCTATGTCATAGATTTTAACCTTTAAAAGTGCAAGGATATCTTCCTCGGTGGAACCGTTATCCAGGAGAACCAGTAAAGGTAATTTCTGACCGTGACGTTCCAGGTCTTCCAGGGCAAAGCTCAAATCCTTCACCACATCCTCAATTTCATAGAATGGTGCTTTACTGGGGGATCTACGGAAGTAATGCCACTCTGCATCGTTAGAGGGGTTGATCTCCTGCAGTAAGGGTATGACTGCTTTTTCCACTGCCACACCTGCACAGATTCCATCGGCATCTGCATGGTGACGTACCAAGATGCTACGCCCATCCATCACTGCTCTTCGGATGGCTTTAGCCGCAGCAGCTAATCTGGGTCTTAATTTCTGGATAATAGGTGCTTCCTGGATTAAATCAGTATTTTCTGGTTCGGCACGTTTATCCAGGGCTTCATCAATACGTTTTCTGGCTTCGGTGGCTTCTGAACCATGAAGACGTTCAATACTCTCGGATTCTATCTGGATCTTGCCACCGTGGAGGGATACTTCTCCCAGGACTTCAACCATGTTATCTATGTTGATATTGGGGTAGACCCTTACTCCTGGTTCGTCAAAAGCTGCGGCCCAGGTGATTCCAGTCTCATCAGAGATGGTGAAGATAGTGGGGCCGCTGGTCTGCTGTATCTGTACCACTTCACCCACCAGGCACACATTTCTTCCCTTAATTTTTGGGGTTAGCTCTTCAATTTTAGTGCGGGGCATTTCTTTTTTGACCTTCACCAGTTCGTAGGTTCCCTTGATTGAGGCTGGTGCCAGGTCCACCTCTCCCCGACGGGGTTTGATCTCGATGATCTGGACAAATAACTCATCACCCACACTGTACGGTGGGTTTCTCAGACGCAGGAGTCCGTAGAGTTTTTTGGAAAGACTTACAAATACACCGTAGTCTTCTACCCTGGTGATTTTTCCCTTGTAGTGTTCTCCCACTTCCAAATCACTCATTTCTGAGGCAGGGTGTAAGATGTAAACTCGTGGCTTATCCTGGCTGTCCTTGCAGTCATCGCAGTAATCTCCCTTTTCTATGGGTTTACCGCACTTGGTGCACAGGTTTATTTCTCCTTTCCCCGAACATTCCGGGCATTCTTCAGTGACTTCCACTTCTCCTTTACCACTGCAGACACTGCAGGGTACTTCCTGTTCCTCATCCAGTTGGAAACGTTCTCTTGCCCCTCCGGACAGACCTTTCAGGTGGCCTTTTATGTCTACTTCACCGGAAACTCCGGTACCATGGCAGGCTTCGCATATTTTGTAACTTACAACCTTGCGTCCTTTCCCTTTACACTGCGAACATGTCTTCTTCATACGTATTTACCTCAAAAAATAGATTTTATGCTATAAATCGATTTTCTTGAATAATATGGCTATTTATTTGAATTAATGATCCAAATTATTAATTTATAATATAATTTGATTTTATGAATTTAAATCATAGGTATTAATTAAATAATGTAATTATGATTTATAGAATTTAAATTGTGACCTGATTTAAATTGTGATCTGAATTATGATTTTATGATTTAAATTTGGTAGGATTTTGTTGTACTATTTCATCCCTCTGTTTCTGGTATTCCAGGGATGTGTCCATGAACTGGTTGGCCAGATCCACATGGGTGTTGCCTGTTTTGGTGTCATTCCGGGTAAAGAGTGGTATTGCTACCTTAAGTTCGTTGGTAGCGTTGATCTTGGCATCCAGCTCCTGGAGGGTGATCTGGAAGTAGGTGATGTAAACCTGGTCCTTTAGGTTTTTGGCATATATCAATGCCTCCTGGGAGGTGGTTCTTGCCAGGTTGAACTGGGAAGATGCGTTATCTGCCTGTGATTGTGCATCTTCGTACTGGTATTTGTTGGTGCTGGTTGCTGCCTGGTTGAAATAGCTATCTCCCGAGATAATGTGATCGTTAATGGTATCAGTTAACTGATCTATCTGGGCCACCTGGGTGCCTAAACATCCTGATAAAGAAACAGTAAGGATTACCAGGACAAAGATAATGATTATTTTACGCATAACACACCTGCACACTTTTAAACTTAGTTCCACACTATGAAATTTATTTATAAATCTAATATGTAAGAATTACTTGAAATATTTGCCTATTAAAAGTTTGAGTATCCAACTGATTAGTTAAATATAATTTGAATATAGTTTGAATTTGGAATATAGTTTGAATTTGGAATATAGTTTGAATAGTACTGAATCCTTATTAATAGTTTTCAATTAATAGTCTGAATGGTATAGTTGAATAGTTTTGAATGGGTAATATGAATATTTAGACTGATATTTAGACTGATGAATTTATTAAAGAAAAAAGATATAACACCTTAAAAAAGTTGTTTGAACTCTTTTAATATTTTATCTATTCTATTTTTATCCAGTAAAAAAAATTGGAAAAAAATTACTCAAGATTTCCATAGTCCATGGATATTGCAGTAGCTTCTGGCCTTAAGTTGAGTTTCCTGGTCTGAGTCAACTGGGAATTCTGCCTCGGGCTGGTCGCCTGGATTTAAAAGCTGGATGAATACTTGGTTATCAGTGGCAAGCTCCACCCATTCTATGTGGTGATTTTCTTCCATGGGATGGGGTACTTCTCCCACCTTAACCTTTACTCCCATATCTGATTTTTCAATAACTGGTCTGTGTTTTATAGAACCATCACCATCTTGTTTCTCCTTCAAAAGTTCCATGGGTACCTCACAACAAACCAGGTTACCCGGACCAACACAGAGAATATTCACTATATTACCACAAACATCACATCGAAATATCTGTCCTGTTTCAGTCATTTACACCCTCATTTTTTTTGTTTAATATATTTTAATAGTTATAAAATTTAAAAACCTGAAAAATTGGCTTAAAAATCCCTAAATTTAATAATGACCTTATATAATCCATATTAAAATGGTTTTAAAGGTTTTAAATAATCCACATCTAAATATTGGATTTTAATGTTTCATTGGATACTGATATTTTTTTAAATAAATGATTTTAGGTAATGATTTTAGGTAAAGATTTTAGGTAATTTCAATAAACAATGGTTTTTAATTGATTCCCTAAAAAAGTAGGGAAAAAGTTCCAAGATAATGGAACTCGAGTTAACGTCTTTTTTAGTACTCTTCGCAGCGGATGAAGAAGTACTTGGTGGGGTGGTCACAGGCTGGGCACTTTTCTGGTGGCTGTTTTCCAGTAACAGAGTAACCGCATTTGATACAGGTCCACGGGACATCTGTTTCCTTCTTAAAGAGAGTACCGGCTTCCACTTGCTCCAGGAGCTGGGTGTACCTTTCCTCATGGTGAACTTCTGCCTTTCCAATGGCCAGTAATCTTTGGGCCACATCATCTAATCCTTCTTCTTTAGCTACTTTAGCAAATTCAGGGTACATTTCGCTGTTTTCGTAGTGTTCCCCTGCAATGGCGGCTTTGATGTTCTCCACGGTGTCTCCCAAGGTTAATGGAGCTTCGGCTTCCACGTGTATCTCATCACCTTCCAGATCCACATTTTCCTTAACCTCCTGGATAAGTTTGAACAACCATTTAGCATGCTGTCGTTCGTTCTCAGCAGTTTCCAGGAATATCTCAGAAATTTGAGGGTAACCATCCTTTGTAGCCTGTTTCGCATAGAAACTGTAACGGTTTCTAGCCTGACTTTCACCAATAAACGCCTTGGTAAGGTTTTCTAAGGTTTTTTCCATTATCAACACCATATTAAATATTGTTGATCAAAGTTTATAAATTTTTATCATAAAACCTGTCATTTATTATTAAATAAAATCTTAGAAGGAGGAGTGTGACCAAAACAGAGTATAAATGAAGTTAAAATGTCAGTTATCATTCTTTAAACATTTATATGATTCCATGAACCTATAAATTATTTTTAAGACTTATAAATGAGTTTCTAAATCCAAAAATTATCCTTAAAACCTGTGGATGACTTCATAAATCTTTGAATGACTTTGAAACCCAGCAAAAAATTCCATGAACATCAAGATGATTCTCAGAACTTTGGATGACTCTTCAAACCTCATATAGTATATTATTTTGTCTCCAGTTTTAACCTATTTATTTTAATATCCATGAGGCACATAATTAACATTTATGCTGTAAATAGCCCCATATCCAGATGATTCTAACTGGTTAGGGACAGAGTTAATGGGACATAAGTACTTACTTAGTATTGTTACATATTAAGATTCAGCAGATGATGAAAAGTGTTTCAAAAAATTCATTGGATAGTTGGAGGATATTTTTCCCATGGAAAAACAGTCACCGGAGGATTTGGAGTCCTTAAAATCAGGCCAGGTACCCCTGGAAGATGATGAAAAGCTGCTTTCCCAATATTTAAATCGTATTTCTCGTTATAAATGGGGTTCACGGGCCTGTGCACTGCTGGTGATTGTGTTAGGGATCATGGCTGTGTTGGGATGGGTTTTAAAAATACCCCTACTCCAGGGAGACTTCTTAGGCTTCCCTGAAACTAAACTTAACACCGCCATTATATTCCTCATTGCCGGGACCTGCCTTTACCTCCTGAATAAACCGGTTAAACCATGGAAACTGAATATTTCCAGAATCCTGGCAGCCATTACCATATTTTTCGGTGCTTTAACCCTGCTGGAATATGTTACTGGTATAAACCTTGGTATGAACCAGTTATTTACCAGTTTTTTACCAGATAATACCAGTGCTCAGGGTAAGAGCAGATTTTTAAGTGCTTTCAATTTTATTATATTGGGTATTGCCCTCCTGATGGGCAGTTACAAATATAACCCCCGTTACATGCAAATTCTGGCATTTATGGCTGGTTTTTTATCATTATTGGGATTATCTTCCTATCTTTACGGGACCAGTACTGATTACACCCTGGATTTGATGGTGCAGATGGCTTTTCTCTCATCGCTCATACACATCAGTCTTTCGGTAGGTATTCTTTTCCTATACCCCGACCGCAGTTACATGGGACGAATCACTGCCCAGACCAGTGGGGGTTACATGGCCCGGCGCCTTCTCCCAGCAACCCTGGTGGCAGTGTTCATCCTGGATCTTTTAATAATCTCAGGGGAACGATTTAACCTGTACAGTGAGCAGTTTGGAGATGTTTTCGGTATTATCATCACCCTGGCCTTTTTAACCACAGTTATTATCTGGAATGCCAAGATTCTCAACCGGATGGACAGGCAGAGGCAGGAATCCAACCTCAAACGTCTCAGTCTGAAAAAGTTCTACGAAACTCTGGTGGAGGGTATTAATGAAGGGATATGGGTTACTGACCATAGTGACAGGCTTTACTTCATGAACAGGGGAATGGAGGAGATAGCAGGAGTTAAAACTGAGAATATGGAGGGTTTGCATATTCTGGATGATCTGCCTGATTCATCAACTGGCCAGTTGAAGGAGTACTACCGTAAGGCTAAACAAACCCTGAAACCGGTTTATTATGATTCCATCAATGTCACCAGTCCCACTGGAAAAACATCCCACCAGAGTGGCTGGATCATACCCCAGGTTAATGATGGTAAATTCAACGGCGCCATCTGCACTGTGATTGACCAGACCCCACGTAAAAAGGCAGAAGAAGCTCTAATAACATCCGAAACATTTTACCGAACCATATTTGAGAATACAGGTACTGCTACTATTATTGTAGGGGAAAATACCATTATCACCATGGCTAATAAGCGTTCTGAAACATTGAGTGGTTACAAGGTGGATGAAATTGAGAACAAGCTAAGCTGGATGGACTTTGTGCATCCTGATGACCGGGAAAAAATGAAAATGTATCATAAGCTGCGCCGGGAACCTGGGAAAAATGTACCCTCGGGGGACCAGGAAAAAGGTTTACACTCTGAGGAACCAGGAAAAAACATACCCCCTGAAAATCAGCAAAAAAGTGTGCCCTCTGAATATGAGTTCCGTCTTTTGAATAAAAATGGGGAAGAAAGACAGATCATGCTCTCTGCCTCTGTAATTCCTGGTACCACCGATAGTGTGGTATCCCTACTGGACATAACCCAGCGTAAGAATGCTGAAAACGAAGTTAAACAATCCTTAAATGAGAAGGAACTCCTGTTACGGGAGATACATCACAGGGTGAAAAACAACATGCAGATCATTAGCAGTCTGTTGAACTTACAGCGCAGCTACATTCAGGACGCAGAGGCTGATAACATCCTCCAGGAGAGTCAGGGAAGGGTTAAGAGTATGGCCCTGGTTCATGAGAAACTATACCAGACTGATGATCTATCCAAAATTAACGTGGCCGAGTACATCAGGAGTCTTTCCATGAACTTATTCCACAGTTACACCGTAAACCCCGGGATAAATCTCACCCTAGATATGGGGGAAGTATACTTTAACATTGACACTGCAGTTCCCCTGGGACTCATAATCAATGAACTGGTCTCTAACAGTTTAAAGTATGCCTTCAGTGACCGAGATAATGGTGAAATAAGTATATCCCTCAGAGAAACTGATGAGTCAGGTATTTATCAGTTAAAAGTATGGGATGATGGTTCTGGTTTTCCCAGTGATCTGGACTTTAACAACACTAACAGTCTGGGACTTAAACTGGTTAACACACTGGTGAATCAGCTGGATGGTGAGATTGAACTGGTTACTAATGGAGGAACTGGTTTTAATATAATCATTCAGGAGCAGAAGTATAAAGAGAGAGTCTAGCCTTCCAATGGTAGATGATGATAGCTCCAAAAAAAAGGCCAATAACTCTTGAAATAGTCAATTATCCTTATATTGTATTTAATTGATATTGTCTCCAATTAAAATCAAGACATTTTACTACACTTTCATTTTTACAAAAATTTCATAAGTTCTATTCATTCACTTTAGTTTAAATGAGGATGATTAATGATAAGAATTTTTATTTACTTCCACATTCATAATGATAATTATGGAATGGAACCGTGAAATACTCCTGGAAAAGGCAGGAGATATTAAAAGGGCCCAATTGAGTTGAGGGAAATAACATCCCATGGGAAGGATGAATTTTTAGATAACCCCCATCTCCTTGCAGCGGCAAAGTATGAACTTATTGTTGCCATTGAGGCAGCAATATCTATTTGTAACCATATTAACGCTAAAATAGGTGGTAAGACACCTGAAACCTACTCTGACTGTTTTCTACTTTTAGTTCACAACAAAATCATCAGGCACGATTTAGGAGATAGGCTGGCCGATATGGCAAGATTTCGTAATTTACTGGTTCACGTTTATTCTAAGGTAGATGATGAGAGAGTTTACCAGATCATCATGCAGAACTTTTCGGATCTGGAAGAACTAACCAAAGAAGTGGGATTATATTAAGGAATATTCAATAAAAATTGAAACCTAGATTCATAATAGAAGTGAAATTCGATTGAAAATAGAAGTGGGATCAGATGAAAACATGCCAACTCAATGACCCTGAAAAGGAGTCTTTAAAGGAAAAATTGGCTTCCAAAATAAAGACTTATCCTGAGATATTGTTCTGTTACATTCACGGTAGTTTCCTGGAAGGTGCATGGTTTAGGGATGTTGATCTGGCAGTTTACTTAAAAGATGACTCTTTTAAAGATGTGTTTAGCTATGAACATAAAGTTTCACTAGAATTAGAGGGTTTAATCAGTTTACCAGTTGATCTTAAGATATTGAATGTGACTCCCCTGAGTTTCCGTTACCAAGTAAGTAAGGGTGAAGTGCTTTTTAGCAGGGATGAAGAGTTAAGAACTGATTTTTTGGAAAGAACCTGGCAGCTTTACCTTGACCTGAAACCAATAAGGGAAGAGTATTACCGGGAACTTCTGGAAGAATGACGGACTTTTGTAAAAAGATTTTTTTTAAATCTGATTTTTTTAAAAAGGCAGATACTCGCTTCCTAATTCGCCTTAGTAGTATAAAAGTGTCACCTTAGTGACATTTTTTTAAGATAATTAAATTTTTTGTCACCAGGGTGACATTTTACTGAAGTTAAATTTCAGAGAACAGAAATGAAAATAGAAAAATAATTAAAATGATTCTTATTTAGGTTGGGGAATGTAAATTTAATCTTGTCATATTAATACAACAAAATAATCAGGGCAAATAACTGATATTTTTTGACTGGAATCGAAGGTACATAGGTTAAGACTTATTAGTTTTTTATGATATGAATGGTAAAGAAGTCAATTAACAGGATAAACAACACATTCAATCAAGAATTAATGGGAGAATTAGATTCAATTGAAACTGGACACCCCTTATAAAAGGATCTTAACCGGGATCATCCTGGTGGTTGCCCTAGCCGGGCTGTGCACCTACTACGCCACAGAATACCAGAACCACCTTAAATACCCATCCTACGAGGTTATACTCTCTGATTACCCCCTGGGAGAAGTGGTGAATGTGGGTGGGACAGTGACTGTTACTTTTAATGGAGGATTCCAGATAGAAAAAAACTACCAGGGCCATCTGGTTACCATGAAGGTCCTTAATGAAACTCCAGTCACGGTTAAGGATAAAGTGTCGGTGGTAGGGGTTCTTGCTCCGGAGAACACCATCATCAATGTGGAACGAGTGGAGGTTAATGAGTACTGGAAGTACATATTCCTGTTACTGCGTTCTTTCCTGGTTTTAATCTTCCTCCTGTACATTTTCCACCGGTACTGGTCTTTTGAATGGAACAGTTTCGAGTTCCGGAGGCGATGAAAGTGCCCAAAAGGATGCTAACTAAGTTCCAGAGGCGATAAAAGTGTCAAAAAAGATGCTAACTAAGTTCAGGGGGCGATTATAAATGCCCGACTGGATGGTTCATGTGGCAGTGGCCTGGACCCTGTGTCGAATACTTCGCTTCAAGTATCCTCAGTTCAACCCGGCCAATACAGTCCTGGTTATGGTGGGATCCATCTTCCCTGATGCAATAAAGGTCTCCATCCTGTCAGATTTAATGGGATATGATCTCTGGAATTATATTTACGTCTTCCACTTACCAATAGGCACATTCATCCTTGCTGGAATTGCCAGTCTCTTTTTCAGGGAGAAAAAAACCGCCTTCCTGTTTTTATCCCTGGGGATAGTTACCCATTACGCCATGGACCTACTACTGATACAAGTGGGATACGGGATGTGCCTGTTTTATCCTGTTAGCTGGATGGGATTCACCCTGAATCTGGTTCCCAGTGATGATTACTATATCACTATAGTGGCCCTGGTCATAGCCCTGGTGGTTTACCTGGTTTCAGGGTGGGTGGAAAAAAAGCTTTGCCAGATAATCACTTAAAAAAGAAGATAGAAATTTTCAGATAGTTTCATTATCAGCTGGATTTCATCATAAAAAATATTGAAATCTGATTTAATAATCTTCTCAGGATTACAATCTCCCCTCCTTTTATAAAATAATTCCATTAAATATTCTTGACTTAGGACAGAAAATTTAAATATTAAGATTACTGATTTTCTAAAATTTGACTTAACTCTTCAAGGATATCATGAAAAGTCGTTTTGGGAACTCCTTTTACATTTTGTCCATCATGGAAATGATGAGGATAATTTTCCAATCCAGGATGATGAGGGGCATTGTCCCATCTTACTATTAGTTTTTTATTTTTATCTTGCAAATGGTAAGAATAATCAAGTTTCTCGAGTTTTCCTGAAACGTATTCAAAAACATGAACCTCTGATCCATCGATTAGATCCATTTTGAATCGGATGAACCCTTTGTTATGATCGACAAATTCCCTAAAAAGTTTGAAATCTTTTAAGAATTGAAAACTTCGTGCTTGTTTCTTAAGAGATTCAAAATATGTTCTAATCATCCTAAGGCCTCTAAAAGAGCCTTTTTTTCCAGGATAAGTTCCTGATATATTTCCCAGGATGCTTTCCATTCTAAGAAGTCCATCTCGTCATCTAAAGAACCACTGCAAAATTGTTGGTAGAAATTTTCACTTTCCAGGTTATACTTACGCTGAAAGTACTCCAGGTTTTGGTTAAGATCATCTAATTTAATGTCTATTTCAATAATTCTATTCTTCAGAGCCCCAATAACGGCACTTCTCACCTGTTCTTCAGGCATTGCTGTGTCGCTAACATCTAAAGTCATCTAAATCACCCATTATTACTTGCTTTTTAGTTTTATTATAATTTTCCCCAAAAAGAGAACAATTTTCTCCAAACAACAATAACAGAACATAAAAATTGATTAATAAAGATAAAATTCTACATTAACTCAAAGCATAAATTACTTTTCAAAGACAGAAACTAATTAATAGTCCTGATAATGGTATTCACCGTCGCATCCAACCGGTATTTATCACTGGAGAAGAACTGTGCAGTGTCGGAACCCGTATCGATCTGCACCTCATAGTATTTCCCATTTTTTTCAAAGAAGTAGGATCTGACATTTTCTGATCCATCATCCCTGGTAACCTGGATGGTTTTAACACTAAATCCCTCCCGGGTTTCGGTTACAGAGGAACTAACGTGCCAGGCGATTTTCTCTGTTTCACCAGTGTAGGCCTGCTGGTAACTTGACTCATCAGGAAACTGGTTAACCATGATCATGATAAATGGTTGTCTGGAGCCGTTAAAGTTAAGTTTGGCTGATCTCTGGTAGCCAGTGGTGAAGTTCTGGTACCAGCCAGTTTCCAGCTGGAACTGGGAGTTGTTAACTGCACCGTAACCTGGGGGAATAACAGTAGTGGTGGGAGTGGCTGGATTATAGATGAAAAATGCAACCAGTGCAACCACCACTAAAATGACAGGGATGATGAATATTTTACGCTTGATCATGGATGACTACTCGTTTAATGAGTGGCAGGAGTTTTTATTCCAGACCCGTATTCTTTTTCAGTGAAGTTTATGGTAAAGCATGTTGGGCCCGTGGTGTTTAATTCTATTTCTCCGTCAATCTGGTCAGTGAGTGTGTTCACCAGTCGCATTCCCAGGGAGTTGGTTTTCCTGAAGTCCAGGTCCTCCGGGAATCCTATGCCAGTATCCGCCACCTGGAAAGTGTAATAGTCATTGTTTTTATGGAATTTAACAGTTATCTCACCCTTCTCACCATTGGGGAAGGCATGTTTGAGGCTGTTTGAGACCAGTTCATTGACTATGAGACCCAGGGGTATGCTGGTGTTAATGTCCAGGAGTATGTCTCCCACATCCATGTTGAGCTGGATGTTATCACTGGTTACGTAGGTGCGGAAGAGTTCCTGAGTGAGTTTGGTGATGTAGTCTCCGAAGTTAATGCACTTCAGGTCAATGGACTGATAGAGCATGGTATGGATGAGGGCCATTGACCGTGCCCGGCGTTGACTTTCCCTGAAGACTTCCAGAGCAGCCTTGTCCTTGATATATTTTGATTGAAGATTCAGAAGGCTACTTATGACCATAAGGTTGTTTTTAACCCGGTGGTGGATCTCCTTAAGCAGGAGTTCCTTTTCATCCAGTGATTTACGGAGTTTTGCCTCGGACTCCTTCCTGCGAGTGATATCCCTTAAAATGGAGAGAACCATCATCTCACCGCGAAGGTTGAAAATATGGGCGCTGACCTCCACTGGTATCTCCTGCCCATCCCGGGTGAGGTTAAATGCTTCAAAGGTTGCCCTTCCATTTACCAAGAGTTTTTCCATGTAGTGTGATGTTTTTTGGATGGTTTCTTCAGTGTCAATGTCAGCTGGTGACATCTGGAGCAGTTCTTCCCGGGTGTATCCCAGGCGCTGGCAAGCCACATCGTTAACTTCCACGAAGTTTCCAGGGGTCCCGTCATTTTTAAGGGGATGGAGGAATATAGCATCGTTGGCATTGTTAAAAACTTCCCGGAATTTCTCCTCACTTTCCTGGAGTTTTAGTTCCATTTTTTTACTGGCACTGGTGTCCCGGGCAATACTGGATGCTCCTATTATCTCCCCAGTATCATCCTTAATGGGGGAGACACTGAGAGAGACGTTAATAATGGACCCGTCCTTCCTGCGGCGGAGGGTTTCGTAATGGGTTACCCTTTCACCACTTTTAATCCAGGCCAAGATCAAAGATATTTCATCACTGTTGTAGGGTGGAATGACCATGGAAACACTGCTACCCACTGCTTCACTGGCTGTGTAACCGTATATCGTCTCAGCAGCAGGGTTCCAGGTTAGTATGGTTCCGTCCAACCCAAGGCCCACTATAGCATCTTCAGTGTGTTCTACAATGGATTTAAGGTAATTCAGCTCAGACTGGCTTTGAGCTAACCTTTCCTCAGTTTTTTGAAGTTCCCTATGAATTGTTTCCCGGTCTGAATCTTGATTATTCATGTTATTACTCTGGCTATTCCATTATTCCTTAAAGTTTTTTAGTGTTTTAAGGTTAAGTTTCATCTTTAACCTCTTTTTTGGTTAGCTGGTAAAGATGTTATCCAAAAAGGAATTCCGATTTACATTCATATTAACAACTTTTTTCATTTTTAAGCAAAGTTATAATCCCCCTCCATCAATCTCCACCGATTTAGGGAGTGTAAAGTTAAGGGTGTTGGAATGTTCATTAATATTTCAAATTCGTTAATTATAGTTCTTTTTTAGTAAACAAATACACATTACATCAAA
This window contains:
- a CDS encoding nucleotidyltransferase family protein (PFAM: Nucleotidyltransferase domain), with translation MKTCQLNDPEKESLKEKLASKIKTYPEILFCYIHGSFLEGAWFRDVDLAVYLKDDSFKDVFSYEHKVSLELEGLISLPVDLKILNVTPLSFRYQVSKGEVLFSRDEELRTDFLERTWQLYLDLKPIREEYYRELLEE
- a CDS encoding rubrerythrin (PFAM: Rubrerythrin) — protein: MVLIMEKTLENLTKAFIGESQARNRYSFYAKQATKDGYPQISEIFLETAENERQHAKWLFKLIQEVKENVDLEGDEIHVEAEAPLTLGDTVENIKAAIAGEHYENSEMYPEFAKVAKEEGLDDVAQRLLAIGKAEVHHEERYTQLLEQVEAGTLFKKETDVPWTCIKCGYSVTGKQPPEKCPACDHPTKYFFIRCEEY
- a CDS encoding PAS domain S-box (PFAM: Histidine kinase; Histidine kinase-, DNA gyrase B-, and HSP90-like ATPase; PAS fold~TIGRFAM: PAS domain S-box) → MEKQSPEDLESLKSGQVPLEDDEKLLSQYLNRISRYKWGSRACALLVIVLGIMAVLGWVLKIPLLQGDFLGFPETKLNTAIIFLIAGTCLYLLNKPVKPWKLNISRILAAITIFFGALTLLEYVTGINLGMNQLFTSFLPDNTSAQGKSRFLSAFNFIILGIALLMGSYKYNPRYMQILAFMAGFLSLLGLSSYLYGTSTDYTLDLMVQMAFLSSLIHISLSVGILFLYPDRSYMGRITAQTSGGYMARRLLPATLVAVFILDLLIISGERFNLYSEQFGDVFGIIITLAFLTTVIIWNAKILNRMDRQRQESNLKRLSLKKFYETLVEGINEGIWVTDHSDRLYFMNRGMEEIAGVKTENMEGLHILDDLPDSSTGQLKEYYRKAKQTLKPVYYDSINVTSPTGKTSHQSGWIIPQVNDGKFNGAICTVIDQTPRKKAEEALITSETFYRTIFENTGTATIIVGENTIITMANKRSETLSGYKVDEIENKLSWMDFVHPDDREKMKMYHKLRREPGKNVPSGDQEKGLHSEEPGKNIPPENQQKSVPSEYEFRLLNKNGEERQIMLSASVIPGTTDSVVSLLDITQRKNAENEVKQSLNEKELLLREIHHRVKNNMQIISSLLNLQRSYIQDAEADNILQESQGRVKSMALVHEKLYQTDDLSKINVAEYIRSLSMNLFHSYTVNPGINLTLDMGEVYFNIDTAVPLGLIINELVSNSLKYAFSDRDNGEISISLRETDESGIYQLKVWDDGSGFPSDLDFNNTNSLGLKLVNTLVNQLDGEIELVTNGGTGFNIIIQEQKYKERV
- a CDS encoding hypothetical protein (PFAM: Protein of unknown function DUF86) codes for the protein MREITSHGKDEFLDNPHLLAAAKYELIVAIEAAISICNHINAKIGGKTPETYSDCFLLLVHNKIIRHDLGDRLADMARFRNLLVHVYSKVDDERVYQIIMQNFSDLEELTKEVGLY
- a CDS encoding RecJ-like exonuclease (DnaJ-type Zn-finger domain containing protein) (PFAM: DHH family; S1 RNA binding domain; OB-fold nucleic acid binding domain), which produces MKKTCSQCKGKGRKVVSYKICEACHGTGVSGEVDIKGHLKGLSGGARERFQLDEEQEVPCSVCSGKGEVEVTEECPECSGKGEINLCTKCGKPIEKGDYCDDCKDSQDKPRVYILHPASEMSDLEVGEHYKGKITRVEDYGVFVSLSKKLYGLLRLRNPPYSVGDELFVQIIEIKPRRGEVDLAPASIKGTYELVKVKKEMPRTKIEELTPKIKGRNVCLVGEVVQIQQTSGPTIFTISDETGITWAAAFDEPGVRVYPNINIDNMVEVLGEVSLHGGKIQIESESIERLHGSEATEARKRIDEALDKRAEPENTDLIQEAPIIQKLRPRLAAAAKAIRRAVMDGRSILVRHHADADGICAGVAVEKAVIPLLQEINPSNDAEWHYFRRSPSKAPFYEIEDVVKDLSFALEDLERHGQKLPLLVLLDNGSTEEDILALLKVKIYDIEVVVVDHHYPGVVTDGRVAVDDYVDVHVNPYLEGGDSQVTAGALAVELAQMINPDVKDRLLHLPGIAAVGDHARSPEAQWYIDLAKEKGYDLEDLDRIATAIDFEAFFLRFMNGRGIMDTILGLGNREKHTKLVDALYTESQRRVEWQLAAALPNLKTQTFPNGIIFSVLDVEKFAHKFTFPAPGKTCGFVHDSMVQKHGEETPIITLAYGPDFGVIRATDAVNEIFGFNLNTIIQELLVEIPEAGIDGGGHECAGSLKFVEGLSKKVLQSFAGKVAGLKAN
- a CDS encoding desulfoferrodoxin (PFAM: Desulfoferrodoxin, N-terminal domain; Desulfoferrodoxin~TIGRFAM: desulfoferrodoxin FeS4 iron-binding domain; desulfoferrodoxin; desulfoferrodoxin ferrous iron-binding domain); this translates as MTETGQIFRCDVCGNIVNILCVGPGNLVCCEVPMELLKEKQDGDGSIKHRPVIEKSDMGVKVKVGEVPHPMEENHHIEWVELATDNQVFIQLLNPGDQPEAEFPVDSDQETQLKARSYCNIHGLWKS